The following coding sequences lie in one Pseudomonas svalbardensis genomic window:
- a CDS encoding glutamine amidotransferase yields MKTAIALRHIHFEDVGTLDAVLAEEGYTLIYLDPTVDAIYSEQVLQADLLIVLGGPIGAHDEQLYPFLHDELKLVRQRVASGNPLLGICLGAQLIARAMHADVYPMGVKEIGFSPLTLTAAGQDSPLAALMDTPVLHWHGDQFDVPEGAVLLASTQVGAHQAFAVGNTILGLQFHLEADTANIEQWLVGHASELAQTGIDPVALRSEAINLGDRLSRAAGHVMRAWLNNLGTPIKH; encoded by the coding sequence ATGAAAACTGCCATTGCATTGCGCCACATTCACTTCGAAGACGTAGGCACCCTGGATGCCGTTCTGGCCGAAGAAGGCTATACGCTGATTTACCTGGACCCCACGGTCGACGCCATTTACAGCGAGCAGGTGTTGCAGGCCGACTTGCTGATCGTACTCGGCGGCCCTATCGGGGCCCATGACGAGCAGCTGTATCCGTTTTTGCACGACGAATTGAAGCTGGTGCGCCAGCGCGTTGCGTCCGGTAATCCCTTGCTGGGCATCTGCCTCGGTGCGCAATTGATCGCCCGGGCCATGCATGCCGACGTCTACCCGATGGGGGTCAAGGAGATCGGTTTTTCACCGCTGACCCTGACCGCGGCCGGTCAAGACTCGCCGCTCGCCGCGCTGATGGACACCCCCGTGCTGCACTGGCACGGCGACCAGTTCGATGTGCCGGAAGGCGCTGTGCTGCTGGCCAGTACCCAGGTGGGTGCTCATCAGGCGTTTGCCGTGGGCAACACGATTCTCGGCCTGCAATTTCACCTCGAAGCCGATACCGCCAACATCGAGCAATGGCTGGTTGGCCATGCAAGCGAACTGGCTCAAACCGGCATCGATCCTGTTGCGTTGCGGAGCGAGGCCATTAACCTCGGCGACCGCCTGAGCCGCGCTGCGGGCCACGTCATGCGGGCCTGGCTGAACAACCTGGGCACCCCGATAAAACACTAA
- a CDS encoding antibiotic biosynthesis monooxygenase family protein: protein MIVVLFELQALPGQGETYVDLVNKLTPLLEPMNGFISVECFQSTLNPKKVMSVTTWRDEEAVVQWRNVTAHLSAQRAGRDKIFDDYRVRVTSVIRDYGLRDREQAPYNVVVDGEPATAAAVV, encoded by the coding sequence ATGATCGTAGTTTTGTTTGAGTTGCAGGCACTGCCAGGCCAGGGCGAGACCTATGTTGACCTGGTCAACAAGCTGACCCCGCTTCTTGAACCCATGAACGGGTTTATCTCCGTCGAGTGCTTTCAAAGCACGCTGAACCCCAAGAAGGTGATGTCGGTCACCACCTGGCGCGATGAGGAAGCCGTGGTGCAGTGGCGCAACGTGACAGCCCACCTGTCGGCCCAGCGTGCCGGGCGCGACAAAATCTTCGATGACTATCGCGTGCGCGTGACATCGGTGATTCGTGATTACGGCCTGCGTGATCGCGAACAGGCACCGTACAACGTAGTGGTCGACGGTGAACCCGCCACGGCTGCCGCGGTGGTATAA
- the uvrA gene encoding excinuclease ABC subunit UvrA: MDKILIRGARTHNLKNIDLTLPRDKLIVITGLSGSGKSSLAFDTLYAEGQRRYVESLSAYARQFLSMMEKPDVDTIEGLSPAISIEQKSTSHNPRSTVGTITEIYDYLRLLYARVGIPRCPDHDIPLEAQTVSQMVDLVLAQPEGSKLMLLAPVIRERKGEHLSVFEELRAQGFVRARVNGRLCELDELPKLDKQKKHSIDVVVDRFKVRADLQQRLAESFETALKLADGIALVAPMDDEPGEEIIFSARFACPICGHAISELEPKLFSFNNPAGACPTCDGLGVKQFFDIKRLVNGELTLAEGAIRGWDRRNVYYFQMLGSLASHYKFSLEVPFNELPADQQKFILHGSGSQNVDFKYLNDRGDIVKRSHPFEGIVPNLERRYRETESASVREELAKFLSTQPCPDCRGTRLRREARHVWVGEKTLPAVTNLPIGDACEYFGVLKLTGRRGEIADKILKEIRERLQFLVNVGLDYLSLDRSADTLSGGEAQRIRLASQIGAGLVGVLYILDEPSIGLHQRDNDRLLGTLKHLRDIGNTVIVVEHDEDAIRLADYVVDIGPGAGVHGGHIVAEGTPAEVMAHPDSLTGKYLSGRVKIAVPAKRTPRNKKLSLSLKGARGNNLRNVDLDIPIGLLTCVTGVSGSGKSTLINNTLFPLSATALNGATTLEAAAHDSIKGLEHLDKVVDIDQSPIGRTPRSNPATYTGLFTPIRELFAGVPESRSRGYGPGRFSFNVKGGRCEACQGDGLIKVEMHFLPDIYVPCDVCKSKRYNRETLEIKYKGKNIHETLEMTIEEARVFFDAVPALARKLQTLMDVGLSYIKLGQSATTLSGGEAQRVKLSRELSKRDTGKTLYILDEPTTGLHFADIQQLLDVLHRLRDHGNTVVVIEHNLDVIKTADWLVDLGPEGGSKGGQIIAVGTPEEVSEMKQSHTGFYLKPLLERDRA; this comes from the coding sequence TTGGACAAGATCCTGATTCGTGGGGCCCGAACCCACAACCTGAAGAACATCGACCTGACCCTGCCACGGGACAAACTGATCGTCATCACCGGCCTGTCCGGCTCCGGAAAATCATCCCTGGCATTCGACACGCTGTACGCCGAAGGCCAGCGCCGCTACGTCGAATCGCTGTCGGCCTATGCGCGGCAATTTTTGTCGATGATGGAAAAGCCTGACGTCGACACTATTGAAGGTTTGTCGCCAGCCATTTCCATCGAGCAGAAATCGACCTCGCACAACCCGCGTTCGACGGTCGGCACCATCACCGAAATCTACGACTATCTGCGCCTGCTTTACGCCCGCGTGGGTATTCCGCGTTGCCCGGATCACGACATTCCGCTGGAAGCCCAGACCGTCAGCCAGATGGTCGACCTTGTGCTCGCCCAACCGGAGGGCAGCAAGCTTATGCTGTTAGCGCCGGTGATCCGCGAGCGTAAAGGCGAACACCTTTCGGTCTTCGAAGAACTGCGCGCCCAAGGCTTTGTGCGGGCTCGGGTCAACGGACGGCTCTGCGAGCTGGACGAATTGCCGAAGCTGGATAAGCAGAAGAAGCACTCGATCGATGTGGTGGTCGACCGCTTCAAGGTGCGCGCCGACCTGCAACAGCGCCTGGCCGAGTCGTTCGAGACCGCTTTGAAGCTCGCGGACGGCATTGCCCTGGTCGCGCCGATGGACGACGAGCCCGGCGAAGAAATCATCTTCTCCGCGCGCTTCGCCTGCCCGATCTGCGGTCATGCCATCAGCGAGCTGGAACCCAAGCTGTTCTCCTTCAACAACCCGGCCGGCGCTTGCCCGACTTGCGATGGTCTGGGTGTTAAGCAGTTCTTCGACATCAAGCGATTGGTCAATGGCGAACTGACGCTCGCGGAAGGCGCGATTCGTGGCTGGGACCGGCGCAACGTCTATTACTTCCAGATGCTCGGGTCGTTGGCTTCGCACTACAAGTTCAGCCTGGAAGTGCCGTTCAACGAACTGCCGGCCGATCAGCAGAAGTTCATCCTGCACGGCAGCGGTTCGCAGAACGTCGACTTCAAATACCTGAACGACCGTGGCGACATCGTCAAACGTTCGCACCCGTTCGAAGGCATCGTGCCTAATCTGGAACGTCGCTACCGTGAAACCGAGTCCGCCTCGGTGCGTGAAGAGCTGGCCAAGTTCCTCAGCACACAACCTTGCCCGGATTGCCGTGGTACTCGCCTGCGTCGTGAGGCGCGGCATGTTTGGGTGGGCGAGAAGACGCTGCCGGCGGTGACCAATCTGCCGATTGGCGATGCCTGTGAGTACTTCGGTGTTCTGAAACTTACTGGCCGTCGCGGTGAAATTGCCGACAAGATTCTCAAGGAAATTCGCGAGCGACTGCAGTTCCTGGTCAACGTTGGCCTAGACTATTTGTCACTGGATCGCAGTGCGGACACGTTGTCCGGTGGTGAAGCGCAGCGTATCCGTCTGGCCAGCCAGATTGGCGCAGGCCTGGTTGGCGTTCTGTACATTCTCGACGAACCATCGATTGGCCTGCACCAGCGAGACAACGATCGGTTGCTCGGTACGCTCAAGCACTTGCGGGATATCGGCAACACGGTGATCGTGGTCGAGCACGATGAAGATGCGATTCGCCTGGCTGACTACGTGGTGGATATCGGTCCGGGCGCAGGTGTACACGGCGGACACATTGTCGCCGAAGGTACGCCGGCCGAGGTCATGGCTCATCCAGACTCGTTGACCGGCAAGTACTTGTCGGGCCGGGTAAAAATTGCAGTCCCGGCCAAACGCACACCGAGGAACAAGAAGCTGTCGCTGTCCCTCAAGGGCGCTCGCGGCAACAACTTGCGCAATGTCGACCTGGACATTCCAATCGGCCTGCTGACTTGCGTCACCGGCGTGTCTGGCTCGGGCAAGTCGACACTGATCAACAACACGCTGTTTCCTTTGAGCGCCACGGCACTCAATGGTGCAACGACGCTTGAAGCGGCTGCTCACGACAGCATTAAAGGTCTGGAGCATCTGGATAAGGTTGTCGACATCGATCAGAGTCCGATCGGACGCACGCCACGCTCAAACCCGGCGACGTACACCGGACTGTTCACACCGATTCGCGAACTGTTCGCCGGTGTGCCGGAGTCCCGCTCCCGCGGTTATGGTCCTGGACGCTTCTCCTTCAACGTAAAGGGCGGACGTTGCGAAGCTTGTCAGGGCGATGGCCTGATCAAGGTAGAAATGCACTTCCTGCCGGATATCTATGTCCCGTGCGACGTCTGCAAGAGCAAGCGCTACAACCGCGAGACTCTGGAGATCAAGTACAAGGGCAAGAACATCCACGAAACCCTCGAGATGACGATCGAGGAGGCGCGAGTGTTCTTCGATGCGGTTCCGGCCCTGGCGCGCAAGCTTCAGACGTTGATGGATGTCGGCCTGTCGTACATCAAGCTTGGGCAGTCAGCGACCACGCTGTCGGGTGGTGAAGCCCAGCGGGTGAAGCTGTCCCGCGAACTGTCCAAGCGCGATACCGGCAAGACGCTGTATATCCTCGATGAGCCGACAACTGGCCTGCACTTCGCTGATATTCAGCAGTTGCTCGACGTATTGCATCGATTGCGCGACCACGGCAACACTGTGGTGGTGATCGAACACAACCTTGATGTAATCAAAACAGCCGACTGGCTGGTGGACCTGGGGCCGGAAGGCGGTTCAAAGGGCGGTCAGATCATTGCCGTCGGTACGCCGGAAGAAGTGTCGGAGATGAAACAGTCTCATACCGGCTTCTACCTCAAACCGCTGCTGGAGCGCGATCGGGCCTGA
- a CDS encoding MFS transporter: protein MHDPHSERMSGSETRAASGLALVFAFRMLGMFMVLPVLATYGMDLAGATPALIGLAIGAYGLTQAIFQIPFGFISDRIGRRPVIYLGLIVFALGSVLAANADSIWGVIAGRILQGAGAISAAVMALLSDLTREQHRTKAMAMIGMTIGLSFAVAMVVGPLLTRAFGLSGLFLATGGMALFGIVIVMFMVPRSTGPLQHRESGVARQALIPTLKHPDLLRLDLGIFVLHAMLMSSFVALPLALVEKAGLPKEQHWWVYLIALLISFFAMIPFIIYGEKKRKMKRVLLGAVATLMLTELFFWQFGDSLRALVIGTVVFFTAFNLLEASLPSLISKVSPAGGKGTAMGVYSTSQFLGSALGGILGGWLFQHGGLSVVFLGCAGLAALWLAFAVTMREPPYVTSLRLPLSPEAIREAGLVERLKAVVGVTDAVIVEDEAAIYIKLDTELLDRTTLERLVNNPAGAACVA, encoded by the coding sequence ATGCACGATCCCCACAGCGAACGCATGAGTGGCAGTGAGACCCGCGCAGCAAGCGGTCTGGCCCTGGTGTTCGCCTTCCGTATGCTTGGCATGTTCATGGTGTTGCCGGTACTGGCGACCTATGGGATGGATCTGGCAGGAGCGACCCCGGCCCTTATCGGGCTGGCGATTGGCGCTTACGGCCTGACCCAGGCGATCTTTCAAATTCCTTTCGGCTTCATTTCCGACCGCATCGGTCGCCGTCCGGTGATTTACCTGGGGCTGATCGTCTTTGCCCTCGGTAGCGTGCTGGCGGCCAATGCCGACTCGATCTGGGGCGTGATCGCCGGACGAATCCTGCAAGGCGCCGGGGCGATTTCCGCGGCGGTGATGGCGTTGCTGTCAGACCTGACCCGCGAACAGCATCGGACCAAAGCCATGGCCATGATCGGCATGACGATCGGTCTGTCGTTCGCTGTCGCGATGGTTGTAGGACCGTTGTTGACCCGCGCCTTTGGTCTGTCCGGGTTGTTCCTCGCCACGGGCGGCATGGCGCTGTTCGGCATCGTAATCGTGATGTTCATGGTGCCGCGCTCGACCGGGCCGTTGCAGCACCGAGAATCCGGCGTTGCGCGCCAGGCACTGATACCGACGCTCAAGCATCCAGACTTACTGCGTCTGGACCTGGGCATTTTTGTGTTGCACGCGATGTTGATGTCGAGCTTCGTTGCATTGCCGCTGGCGCTGGTCGAAAAAGCCGGGCTGCCCAAAGAGCAGCACTGGTGGGTGTACCTGATCGCGCTGCTGATTTCCTTCTTCGCCATGATCCCGTTCATTATCTACGGCGAGAAGAAACGCAAAATGAAACGAGTTTTACTCGGCGCCGTCGCGACGCTGATGCTCACTGAGCTATTCTTCTGGCAGTTCGGCGATAGCTTGCGAGCTCTGGTGATCGGGACGGTGGTGTTCTTTACCGCGTTCAACTTGCTGGAAGCTTCGTTGCCATCGCTGATCAGCAAGGTTTCACCGGCAGGCGGCAAGGGCACGGCGATGGGGGTTTATTCCACCAGCCAGTTCCTCGGTTCGGCACTGGGCGGCATCCTCGGCGGCTGGCTGTTTCAGCATGGCGGTCTGTCGGTTGTGTTCCTTGGATGCGCCGGTCTGGCTGCCCTCTGGCTGGCCTTTGCTGTTACCATGCGCGAACCTCCCTACGTGACGAGCCTGCGCTTGCCGTTGTCGCCCGAGGCGATCCGCGAAGCGGGTCTGGTCGAGCGCCTGAAGGCCGTCGTAGGGGTAACAGATGCAGTGATCGTCGAAGATGAAGCGGCGATTTACATCAAATTGGACACAGAACTATTGGATCGCACCACCCTTGAACGCCTGGTGAACAACCCGGCCGGGGCAGCGTGCGTAGCCTAG
- the rplQ gene encoding 50S ribosomal protein L17 — protein MRHRKSGRHLSRTSSHRKAMFQNMAVSLFEHELIKTTLPKAKELRRVAEPLITLAKTDSLANRRLAFDRTRSKAIVGKLFNDLGKRYATREGGYLRILKCGFRTGDNAPMAYVELVDRPAGGEAVSAE, from the coding sequence ATGCGTCATCGTAAAAGTGGTCGTCACCTGAGCCGCACTAGCTCGCACCGCAAGGCCATGTTTCAAAACATGGCAGTGTCGCTGTTCGAGCACGAGCTGATCAAAACTACACTGCCGAAAGCTAAAGAACTGCGTCGCGTTGCTGAGCCGCTGATCACTTTGGCCAAGACAGACAGCCTGGCTAACCGCCGTCTGGCTTTCGACCGCACTCGTTCGAAAGCTATCGTTGGTAAGCTCTTCAACGACCTGGGCAAGCGTTACGCTACCCGTGAGGGTGGCTACCTGCGCATCCTCAAGTGCGGTTTCCGCACTGGCGACAACGCGCCTATGGCGTACGTCGAGTTGGTTGATCGTCCTGCCGGTGGTGAAGCTGTATCCGCTGAGTAA
- a CDS encoding single-stranded DNA-binding protein, whose product MARGVNKVILVGTCGQDPEVRYLPNGNAVTNLSLATSEQWTDKQTGQKVEKTEWHRVSMFGKVAEIAGEYLRKGSQVYIEGKLQTREWEKDGIKRYTTEIVVDMQGTMQLLGGRPQQGDQQDGGNNYQQSAPAPRQQAPRPQQSAPQQSRQAPAPQQAAPQPAPDFDSFDDDIPF is encoded by the coding sequence ATGGCCCGTGGGGTTAACAAAGTCATACTGGTCGGCACTTGCGGCCAGGATCCCGAAGTTCGCTACTTGCCTAACGGTAACGCCGTGACCAACCTGAGTCTGGCGACCAGCGAACAGTGGACCGACAAGCAAACCGGTCAGAAAGTCGAGAAGACCGAATGGCACCGTGTGTCGATGTTCGGCAAGGTTGCCGAAATCGCCGGCGAGTACCTGCGTAAAGGTTCGCAGGTCTACATCGAAGGCAAGCTGCAGACCCGCGAGTGGGAAAAAGACGGTATCAAGCGTTACACCACTGAAATCGTGGTCGACATGCAAGGCACCATGCAACTGCTGGGCGGCCGTCCACAGCAGGGCGACCAACAAGACGGGGGCAACAACTACCAGCAGTCCGCCCCGGCCCCACGCCAACAGGCCCCGCGTCCGCAGCAGTCGGCACCGCAACAGTCGCGCCAGGCACCAGCTCCACAGCAGGCCGCTCCGCAGCCGGCTCCGGATTTCGACAGCTTTGATGACGATATCCCGTTCTAA
- the rpsK gene encoding 30S ribosomal protein S11 yields the protein MAKPAARPRKKVKKTVVDGIAHIHASFNNTIVTITDRQGNALSWATSGGSGFRGSRKSTPFAAQVAAERAGQAALEYGLKNLDVNVKGPGPGRESAVRALNGCGYKIASITDVTPIPHNGCRPPKKRRV from the coding sequence ATGGCTAAACCTGCTGCTCGTCCTCGTAAAAAAGTTAAAAAGACAGTGGTTGATGGCATCGCCCACATCCATGCATCTTTTAACAACACAATCGTGACCATCACCGACCGTCAAGGCAACGCTCTTTCCTGGGCTACCTCCGGTGGTTCGGGTTTCCGCGGTTCCCGCAAGTCCACGCCGTTTGCTGCTCAAGTAGCTGCTGAACGTGCTGGTCAAGCTGCGCTGGAATACGGCCTGAAAAACCTCGACGTTAACGTCAAAGGTCCAGGTCCAGGTCGTGAATCTGCAGTCCGCGCTTTGAACGGCTGTGGCTACAAGATCGCCAGCATCACCGACGTGACGCCAATCCCGCACAACGGGTGCCGTCCGCCGAAGAAGCGCCGCGTGTAA
- the bfr gene encoding bacterioferritin produces the protein MQGHPDVIDYLNTLLTGELAARDQYFVHSRMYEDWGFTKLYERINHEMEEEAGHADALMRRILMLEGTPRMRPDDLDVGTTVPDMLAADLRLEYKVRAALCKGIKLCEQHKDYVSREMLRVQLHDTEEDHTYWLEKQMGLIKLIGLENYLQSHA, from the coding sequence ATGCAAGGCCACCCAGACGTAATCGATTACCTCAACACGTTGCTGACCGGCGAACTGGCGGCGCGTGATCAATATTTCGTCCATTCGCGGATGTATGAGGACTGGGGTTTCACCAAGCTCTACGAACGTATCAACCACGAGATGGAAGAAGAAGCCGGGCACGCTGATGCCCTGATGCGCCGAATTCTGATGCTCGAAGGTACGCCGCGCATGCGCCCGGACGACCTTGATGTCGGCACTACCGTGCCGGACATGCTTGCCGCTGACCTGCGACTTGAATACAAAGTCCGCGCCGCGCTCTGCAAGGGTATAAAGCTCTGCGAACAGCACAAGGACTATGTCAGTCGCGAGATGCTGCGGGTTCAATTGCATGACACCGAAGAAGACCACACCTACTGGCTTGAAAAGCAGATGGGTCTGATCAAGTTGATCGGTCTCGAGAACTACCTGCAATCTCACGCCTGA
- the rpsD gene encoding 30S ribosomal protein S4, with product MARYIGPKCKLARREGTDLFLKSGVRAIESKCNIEAAPGIHGQRRGRQSDYGTQLREKQKVRRIYGVLERQFSGYYKEAAGKKGATGENLLQLLECRLDNVVYRMGFGSTRAESRQLVSHKSVSVNGQTVNVPSYQVRAGDVVAIREKAKNQLRIVQALDLCAQRGRVEWVEVDTEKKSGVFKNVPARSDLSADINESLIVELYSK from the coding sequence ATGGCTCGTTACATTGGTCCAAAATGCAAACTCGCTCGTCGCGAAGGCACCGATCTCTTCTTGAAGAGCGGCGTGCGCGCGATCGAATCGAAGTGCAACATTGAAGCAGCACCTGGTATCCACGGCCAACGCCGCGGTCGCCAGTCCGATTACGGCACCCAACTGCGTGAAAAGCAGAAGGTTCGTCGTATCTACGGCGTTCTCGAGCGTCAATTCAGCGGCTACTACAAAGAAGCTGCTGGCAAGAAAGGCGCAACTGGCGAAAACCTGTTGCAACTGCTCGAATGCCGTCTGGACAACGTTGTATACCGTATGGGTTTTGGCTCTACTCGTGCCGAATCCCGTCAGCTGGTATCGCACAAATCCGTAAGCGTTAACGGTCAGACCGTAAACGTGCCGTCGTACCAAGTTCGTGCTGGTGACGTGGTCGCGATTCGCGAGAAAGCAAAGAACCAACTTCGCATTGTCCAAGCTCTCGATCTGTGTGCCCAACGTGGCCGCGTAGAATGGGTAGAAGTAGACACTGAGAAGAAGTCGGGCGTTTTCAAGAACGTTCCTGCTCGCAGTGATCTGTCCGCCGACATCAACGAAAGCCTGATTGTCGAGCTCTACTCCAAGTAA
- a CDS encoding catalase, which yields MSQNKTLTTASGAPVADNQNSRSAGPRGPLLLDDFHLIEKLAHFNRENIPERRVHAKGSGAYGTFTVTRDITEYTSAKLFESVGKQTPTFLRFSTVGGERGSADTERDPRGFALKFYTEEGNWDIVGNNTPVFFIRDPLKFPDFIHTQKRLPQSNLKSAQMMWDFWSHSPEALHQVTILFSDRGIPDGYRHMHGFGSHTYSLINANGERHWVKWHYKTKQGIKNLAPAEAARLAGTDPDYAQRDLFGAIERGDFPKWRVCIQIMTEAQAAAHYENPFDVTKTWSQKEFPLIEVGELELNRNPQNYFAEVEQAAFGPSNMVPGVGLSPDRMLQGRVFAYADAHRYRIGTNHQQLPVNAPRGPVNSYQRDGSMAFGSNGGATPNYEPNSYIESPKQAPRYAEPALVLSGAADRYDHREDTDYYSHAGALFRLMSDEQKALLVNNIAGAMGGVSGDVIDRQLQHFFRADSAYGEAIAAALGVQLNEV from the coding sequence ATGAGCCAAAATAAAACACTTACCACCGCCAGTGGCGCTCCTGTCGCTGATAACCAGAACTCCCGTTCCGCCGGCCCTCGTGGCCCGCTGCTGCTCGACGACTTTCACCTGATCGAGAAGCTTGCCCACTTCAACCGTGAAAACATCCCGGAGCGCCGTGTACACGCCAAAGGTTCGGGTGCTTACGGTACGTTCACCGTAACTCGGGACATCACCGAGTACACCAGCGCCAAACTGTTTGAATCTGTCGGCAAGCAAACCCCAACCTTCCTGCGGTTTTCCACCGTGGGCGGCGAGCGCGGTTCTGCTGATACTGAGCGTGATCCACGTGGTTTCGCCCTGAAGTTCTATACCGAAGAAGGTAACTGGGACATCGTCGGCAACAACACGCCAGTGTTCTTCATCCGCGATCCTTTGAAATTTCCGGACTTTATTCACACCCAGAAACGTCTGCCGCAAAGCAACCTGAAAAGCGCGCAAATGATGTGGGACTTCTGGTCGCACTCACCTGAGGCGCTGCATCAGGTCACCATTCTGTTCTCGGACCGTGGCATCCCCGATGGCTACCGTCACATGCACGGCTTCGGCAGTCACACCTACAGCCTGATCAACGCCAATGGCGAGCGTCACTGGGTGAAGTGGCACTACAAAACCAAGCAAGGGATTAAAAACCTGGCGCCAGCAGAAGCAGCACGCCTGGCCGGTACCGATCCGGATTACGCACAGCGTGATCTGTTCGGCGCGATTGAGCGCGGTGATTTCCCGAAATGGCGCGTGTGCATCCAGATCATGACGGAGGCACAGGCCGCGGCGCACTACGAGAACCCGTTTGACGTGACCAAAACCTGGTCGCAGAAAGAGTTTCCGCTGATCGAAGTTGGCGAACTGGAGCTTAACCGCAACCCACAGAACTATTTTGCTGAAGTCGAGCAAGCGGCGTTCGGGCCGAGCAACATGGTCCCGGGTGTCGGTTTGTCGCCTGACCGCATGCTGCAAGGTAGAGTGTTCGCTTACGCAGATGCTCACCGCTACCGCATTGGCACCAACCACCAGCAATTGCCGGTGAACGCGCCTCGCGGCCCGGTAAACAGCTATCAGCGCGACGGTTCGATGGCGTTTGGCAGCAATGGCGGTGCAACACCTAACTACGAGCCGAACAGCTACATCGAATCGCCGAAACAAGCGCCTCGCTATGCAGAGCCCGCGCTGGTTCTAAGCGGGGCGGCTGATCGTTACGATCATCGCGAAGATACCGACTATTACAGCCACGCCGGTGCGCTGTTCCGTCTGATGAGTGATGAGCAGAAAGCCCTGCTGGTCAACAACATTGCCGGCGCCATGGGCGGCGTCTCCGGCGACGTGATTGATCGTCAATTACAGCATTTCTTCAGGGCCGACTCGGCGTACGGAGAAGCAATCGCAGCGGCGTTGGGCGTACAGCTTAACGAAGTCTAA
- a CDS encoding DNA-directed RNA polymerase subunit alpha, producing MQISVNEFLTPRHIDVQVVSPTRAKITLEPLERGFGHTLGNALRRILLSSMPGCAVVEAEIDGVLHEYSAIEGVQEDVIEILLNLKGLAIKLHGRDEVTLTLSKKGSGVVTAADIQLDHDVEIVNPDHVIANLASNGALNMKLTVARGRGYEPADSRQSDEDESRSIGRLQLDSSFSPVRRIAYVVENARVEQRTNLDKLVIDLETNGTLDPEEAIRRAATILQQQLAAFVDLKGDSEPVVVEQEDEIDPILLRPVDDLELTVRSANCLKAENIYYIGDLIQRTEVELLKTPNLGKKSLTEIKDVLASRGLSLGMRLDNWPPASLKKDDKATA from the coding sequence ATGCAGATTTCGGTAAATGAGTTCCTGACACCCCGCCATATTGATGTGCAGGTTGTCAGTCCAACCCGCGCCAAGATCACTCTCGAGCCTCTCGAGCGTGGTTTTGGCCACACCCTGGGCAACGCGCTGCGCCGCATCCTGTTGTCCTCAATGCCCGGCTGCGCAGTAGTCGAGGCCGAGATTGACGGTGTGCTCCATGAGTACAGCGCCATCGAAGGTGTACAGGAAGACGTAATTGAAATCCTGTTGAACCTTAAAGGTCTGGCTATCAAGCTGCACGGCCGTGACGAAGTTACGCTGACCTTGTCGAAGAAGGGTTCGGGGGTGGTTACCGCTGCCGATATTCAGCTGGATCATGATGTCGAGATCGTTAACCCCGATCACGTAATCGCTAACCTGGCGTCTAACGGCGCCCTGAACATGAAGCTCACCGTAGCTCGTGGTCGTGGTTATGAACCGGCAGACTCGCGTCAGAGCGATGAAGACGAAAGCCGCAGCATCGGTCGCTTGCAGCTTGACTCTTCGTTCAGCCCGGTTCGCCGTATCGCATACGTGGTGGAAAACGCCCGTGTCGAACAGCGTACTAACCTGGACAAGCTGGTTATTGATCTGGAAACCAACGGTACTCTGGATCCTGAAGAGGCAATTCGCCGCGCTGCAACCATTCTGCAACAGCAGTTGGCTGCGTTCGTCGACCTCAAAGGTGACAGTGAGCCAGTGGTTGTCGAGCAGGAAGACGAGATCGATCCGATCCTGCTTCGCCCGGTTGACGATCTGGAACTGACTGTACGTTCGGCTAACTGCCTTAAGGCGGAAAACATCTACTACATCGGTGACCTGATTCAGCGTACCGAAGTAGAGCTGTTGAAGACTCCGAACCTTGGCAAGAAATCCTTGACTGAAATCAAGGACGTTCTGGCCTCCCGCGGTCTGTCCCTCGGCATGCGCCTCGACAACTGGCCGCCTGCAAGTCTTAAGAAGGACGACAAGGCGACTGCCTGA